A genomic region of Oryza glaberrima chromosome 1, OglaRS2, whole genome shotgun sequence contains the following coding sequences:
- the LOC127760319 gene encoding uncharacterized protein LOC127760319 isoform X2: protein MLSFMCRTSPSRWIYGNKTDIVISKYEGSFMVMVTQIGCMGTILAARKDESVFSDPTYNVLFGKRDEPLLLACARQLIEHISSDL from the exons ATGCTCAGTTTCATGTGCCGCACAAGTCCCTCTCGTTGGATATAT GGCAATAAGACAGATATTGTTATCAGCAAGTATGAGGGTAGCTTTATG GTGATGGTGACACAAATAGGATGCATGGGAACCATATTAGCTGCCAG GAAAGATGAAAGTGTTTTTTCTGATCCAACCTACAATGTTCTTTTTGGAAAGAGGGATGAG CCGTTACTACTAGCTTGTGCACGCCAACTTATCGAACACATAAG CTCTGATTTGTAA
- the LOC127760319 gene encoding uncharacterized protein LOC127760319 isoform X1, with amino-acid sequence MLSFMCRTSPSRWIYGNKTDIVISKYEGSFMVMVTQIGCMGTILAARKDESVFSDPTYNVLFGKRDEPLLLACARQLIEHIRYYLNFPSYDCNSPCFSPESCQISKHGRLYCAYQCF; translated from the exons ATGCTCAGTTTCATGTGCCGCACAAGTCCCTCTCGTTGGATATAT GGCAATAAGACAGATATTGTTATCAGCAAGTATGAGGGTAGCTTTATG GTGATGGTGACACAAATAGGATGCATGGGAACCATATTAGCTGCCAG GAAAGATGAAAGTGTTTTTTCTGATCCAACCTACAATGTTCTTTTTGGAAAGAGGGATGAG CCGTTACTACTAGCTTGTGCACGCCAACTTATCGAACACATAAG GTATTATTTGAACTTCCCTTCATATGACTGTAATTCTCCGTGTTTTTCTCCTGAATCTTGCCAAATCAGCAAGCATGGTCGACTGTACTGTGCATATCAGTGTTTCTGA